The following coding sequences are from one Plasmodium cynomolgi strain B DNA, scaffold: 0373, whole genome shotgun sequence window:
- a CDS encoding hypothetical protein (putative), whose protein sequence is MSSNKLDIEQLRTNYPFLTKIWELHEEFERSVDDEDKRYRYENICKAKLGPTNMKYEKYVNFCIKLIRNLISYYDYARVDTPSAERCKILNYWIYYNIDDLNFSQKFISDIFKESQDLTIGYTNKSTCPNLYIETLKESEKILKLLYLQDNIKIFLKILKNKGDNDYCSCEKYIYECVDIYNSMSNSYCLKEDDRLNKQKKTCDTLNTFKDIYMNYLYNEEDMSNKIPSLIDDNTKI, encoded by the exons atgtccTCAAATAAATTAGACATTGAGCAGCTAAGAACaaat tacccttttttaacaaaaatatgggaACTGCATGAAGAATTTGAGAGAAGTGTAGATGATGAAGATAAAAGATATAGATATGAGAATATTTGTAAGGCTAAATTAGGACCAACGAACATGAAATATGAAAAGTACGTTAATTTCTGCATTAAACTTATTAGGAATTTAATATCATATTATGATTACGCAAGAGTAGACACTCCCAGTGCGGAACgatgtaaaattttaaattactggatatattataatatagatgatcttaatttttctcaaaaatttattagtGATATATTCAAAGAATCGCAGGATTTAACAATTGGATATACCAATAAAAGTACATGTCctaatttatatattgagACACTTAAagaatcagaaaaaatattaaaattattatatttgcaagataatattaaaatatttcttaaaatactgaaaaataaaggggaTAATGATTATTGTTcttgtgaaaaatatatttacgaatgtgtagatatatataatagtatGAGTAATTCATATTGCTTAAAGGAAGACGATAGAttaaataagcaaaaaaaaacttgtgaTACATTAAATACTTTTAAGGATATATACATGAACTATCTTTATAATGAAGAAGATATGTCTAATAAAATACCTTCCTTGATAGATgataatacaaaaatttaa